GCAGTTTTGAATTCAACGATAATCGAACAGGAAGCCGCTCATGGCCCCCTCAAGAATAAATCGCCGCGGGTTCCTCGGCACATTGGGTGCAACTGCAACCGGGTTGGCGTTCGCCGCCCAGACCACCGTTGCGGCGCAGGCCCAGGATACAAGCTCGGCGGCCTCCGGCTCCAATCCCGAGGTGCTGACCCGCACCCTGCCCCGCACCGGTGAACGGGTGACCACGCTGGGCCTCGGTACCTTCCTCACCTTCGACCTGAAGCCCGGCGATAGCCGCGAGGACCTTCGGCAGGTGTTTGAAAGGTATGCAGCTGCAGGCGGTCGTGTGATCGACACCTCGCCGCTCTATGGCTCGGCCGAGGTCAGCGTCGGCCAGTTCATGGGCGAGTTCGAAGGCTCGGACGAGATATTTCTCGCCAACAAAGTCTGGGCCACGGGTGAATATCTCGGCGACGAAAGCCATGCGTTAGAAAGCTTCCGGCAGTCCCGGATGCGCACTTGGCGCGATACGATCAATCTTATGCAGTGCCACAGCATCACCAACGCGCCGGTTGTCATCCCGCTGATGAAATCCTGGAAGCAGGACGGCCTGATCCGCCACGTCGGAGTGACCCATCACGAGTCGGCTGCGCAGGA
This region of Mesorhizobium sp. M2A.F.Ca.ET.046.03.2.1 genomic DNA includes:
- a CDS encoding aldo/keto reductase — its product is MAPSRINRRGFLGTLGATATGLAFAAQTTVAAQAQDTSSAASGSNPEVLTRTLPRTGERVTTLGLGTFLTFDLKPGDSREDLRQVFERYAAAGGRVIDTSPLYGSAEVSVGQFMGEFEGSDEIFLANKVWATGEYLGDESHALESFRQSRMRTWRDTINLMQCHSITNAPVVIPLMKSWKQDGLIRHVGVTHHESAAQEQLLAIVERGDVDFIQTNYSIFNRDAERRLLPVAAEKGVGVLINLPLEKARLMKVVEGQPLPGFAQEFGATSWAQFFLKWVMAHPAVSSVLCGTSNPDHMSDNVQAMTGPLPDTRMRARMVAHMETIPGFGSIGSMPWYPGKENMYSGLITEAQANAVQRLQ